DNA sequence from the Terriglobia bacterium genome:
CAGCTTCCATTTTTCGGTGCTAGCCAGAAAGTCCTGAAACCCAGGGTTGATATACGTATCGGCGTAGTTCCTCAGCCCATTGGTCGATAATTCAAATTGATACCCTGCTGCGTCTTTTGTTGCTGGTGGCCTGGGCTTTTCCGGATTATTAAAGAAGAAATCGTGGGCGAGATCGTCTTGCCCTGATTCAGCCCTCGGAATAAAGGCCACAACGCGATTAGGGTGGCCTTTTTGCAGTACAACTGCAAAGGCGCCTTCAAGAAGTATTTGTACCGTTCGGATCTTCATCTCAGACGGAGCAGGCGGCTTTGTTTCGGGCTTTTCTTCTGGTTTGCATCCCGCTACGCCTGCGATAGGTAACGCCGCGAGTCCTTTAAGAATGTCGCGTCTATTCATTTTGTCTCTTCTCCTGACGAACTCCATGCTCGAAATTGACCACCAAAGGGAACATTGACTAGAGCGCCCTAATTTACTCTTCCCGTCACACTGAATCCAGCCCAATAATAAGGGTGCGGCAAAACAGCCAGAATTTCTTTCTTGGCTTTGAACATTGCCTGGTCAACTGTGTCTCCGGCGCTGACGTGTTGATAGAAACTGACCATAGTTCTGGAGGTCGTTGAGGCATCCACATTCCAATGGCTGGCAATGATTTGCGGTACACCGGCCTCAAGAAAAGCATGCACCAAACTATCGGAATCCCAAATTCCATTGTCTCGTGCTTTCGCCGTGGAGCAAGCCGCCAAGACTACCAGTTGGGTGCTTGCAAAAAGACCGGGACTAAAATCTCTTGCCGACAAAGACCGCCCTTGGCTGAATGCTAGGGCTGTTCCGCTTCCATCCGCACGCCCATGTCCCATATAGTGGAAAACGACATTTTCACTGAGCTTTCCTTTCAATTGGGCCCAGGTTCTGGTGGTGGAATCGACTATGGTAGATCGAGGAAAAAGTTCGGCAATTGTTTTTCGTTGAGCATCAAGCCCGGGTAAATATCCCGAATTGGGAGCGCGGGACGCATCCAAAACAAAAATGGCCGTTCGTCGATTAATTGCTTTGCTCCGCCGGGTAAGATTGCTTTCAGCGTGACTGCCCGCCGAGTAAATTAGGGAAAATTTCTCGCCAAAATACCAGCCACTTGGACTCTGCAAAGCTTCCATGGGTAGGTTATAGGCAAGGCGGTCCAATTCAACCACTACTGGCTCAGACTCCCGCAAATCAGCGACGGCCGACTGTAGCAGCCTTCTATATAAACTGACACCTTGCTCCTGCACTGCGCTCAACGCCGAATTCGGGTCCGCGCAACGATCGGCAAACTCGCGAATGCTTCTCTCAAAGTCTTTTTGGTCCCATTCGATCCAACTGCCGACCACGCCAGCGCCTGTGTTCCTCCAGACTTGCACGCCATCCTTAAAACTGGCGACAATCAAACGATTTCCCCGGTGCATCGATGACGGTTCTGAGGCGCGTTTTTTTGCGGACTTATCGGCTTCCTTGCCATCGAGACCCTGTGATTGAAAACCCTGGAGCATTGGTCGGTCCTGATACCACTCCCATTGTTCCAATGCATGTTCAGGTTGTTTCTGTTCCAAAAGAACTCGTACAAGACCGCGATAGCTATCATCTGCGGCTCGCACCCAGGCAAGCCGCTCAGGCCCGTCCTTAAGTTTCGACAAAGATAATTCTGCTAGGTCCACCGCAGCTTGGTATGCCGCGGTAGCTTCCCCGAGACGGCGTAATTCCCAATTAATATTTCCAAGAACTCGATAGTAGCTGACAACAATAAATTTATCCTGAATGGACGTGACAAGTGGTTCTACGGGCCGAAGAGTGGCCAAAGCCAGCTCAGGGTCGCCATGAAGCAATTGCATTTCCGCCGGTTCGATCTTGGTTCTGAGCACGTAAACTTTCTTGTATTCCTCGTCAGACTCTTTGAGCAGTGTCGATGCTGTTTTGTTCTCTGCCGCTGCTAGGTCCATTTCTCTCAGGGCAAGCAATATATTCGCCAAGCGCAAATGCAGCATTCCCTCACGAACCCTGTTCCTTGGCATGTAAGTGCGGGGGTCTTCGCGGTTGGCAATAGTGTGACGCAGAAGCGCTTCTGCCAGATTTAACGATCCGGTTTCTCTAGCGCATTGCCACATCACGGCATAAAACTGATCAAGGCGTTCAAATGGGAATGCCCCCTGCCAATACAACTCCAGGCCAGCCACTCCCAAACTCCAGGATTCATCACATTTTCCCTGTTGGTGTTTCATTCCGGCAGAAATGCCGAGGACGCGCATCTTTTGGACTGGAAGGCCGGAATTAGCTGCAATATCTAAGCTCTGTTTTGCCTCGCGATCGGAATCTACTAATTCAATCTGAAAATTTCGACATTGAGCGTCTTCCAATAACAACTGTGCATGCAGCCAGCGATAGGAAGTGCCAGATAAGATTTGCAACAATGGACCTGCGCGGGCAAGGCAGGTTGCCCCCTGAAGCTTATTCCTTATTGCGTATACTTCTGCGAACCCAGTCAGGAGTGCTGCTGGACGATTTTTGCTCTGGGCAAATGCAGCGCCAGCCTCGTGCAACCGAGGTAGAGCCTTGTCATAGCGGCCCTCTTCGTTATCTTGGATGGCACCGCTTAACTTTTGGACGGCCCTGAGGTCCTTTGATTGAACAGCCGCCAGAAAATCTCTCCACCAGAAATCCTGGTGTTCCGCAAACACTTCCGCAAGCCCCTCGAGCGCACGATACGCATCGCTGTTGTTGTCCGCTACGGCGATCGGAAGCCACTGACTCAAGGCTTTTTGCTGGTATTGTTCCGGATCCTCAGGTCTCAGAGTTCCCTGGGTTTTTTGTTGCAAAAAAAAACCGGGTCTGAATAACTCTGGCGATGCATGTTGGAGCTTTTTTCTTTTGCTGCTGCAAGCCGCTGCCGCGCTTCGTTCGTCCATCCGCTGGTGCTATCAACCTGGAGATATTTTTCCCACGTCTCCACGGCCAGGTCCCAGGCCTGAGTCTTCTCATACGCGATGGCGAGATTAAACAGCGCGCTGGCGTGATCATCTTTGCTCAGGTTTGGCTTGCTCAGGACCTCACTCAGCAGGTTGAGCGTGCGCTGCAGGTTAGGATGTTCGGCGCGGCTGTCGCGCTCAAAGTAGCTGGCGGCCAGATCGATCTCGAGGCTGGGAGTAGCCAATCCGTCCGACCGCGCCCGTTCAAAATCTTTTTCGGCTTTCTCAAGACTGCTCGGAGTGGCTTCCCATAGCAATGCGCGCCCCTGGATTTGCAGCCAGTGCGGATCTGCTTTTGCAGCGCGAAGATTTTTATTGGCGGCGCCGCTGGCATCGTGAAGCGATGGTGGTACTTCATCCACGCTAAGTCCATCCTGCGCGCCCAGCACCACCGGAAATGGGCTATAGGGCGAGTAACTGACGGAGGGCAAACGCATTGCGGTTGTACGCCGCTCCACAAAAGCCGCCGCTACCTGCTTTTGCGCCTGGTGCAACTGGAATGCGGCCAACAGCGCGGGCCCTTGAATGAACGCGAAGATGACCGCCGCCATCGCCACCATGGCCGGCACAAGCTTCAGCCAGGGAAAGCGGCGGCCACCACCAATCGACTCCCGCACCAACTTCTTTTGCCACGCAGGTTTGGAACTCTGCAAGTCTTTGAGGATGGCAACATTTTCCGGCGATTGTTCTTCAGAAAACTCCCTCAGGTATTGCCGCAGCGTGGGCCCGCAAAACTTGCATTCGGCAACGTGCAGCATTGTCTGCTCGGCCATTGCCGGCGCCAGTATTCCGGCAGCCAGTTCCTGGAGCACGTCGTTATCCGGACAATCAGGCCGGGAGGCGTTCATAGAGCAACCTTCCTGAAGCAAGTAATTTCCGGCAGGATAAGCTGTTGGCGTATGCCTGCCGCCATGGCAGCAAGAGCAGGGTGGCTTTGCGCGGACACCACACGCCCAGAGCCGACCAACGGCGGCGTGGAACCCGGCATGTTTCGTTTTGCGATCTCGTTCATCTGATCCCTTATACTGCCTCTTCTATCCCTAAAGACGTAAGAGGCCGCTTGAAACCTTTTGCCGCTTCTAAGCCGATGAAAATACTCATGGTCAATCGCCCGTTTTGGGTTCTTTGATCCCCAGTTTTTCGCGAACCTGGCGGCCCAGGCGAAACAGAACGGCTTCCACACCTTTTACCGTGAGCCCGACAGCTGGCAGCAAAGAAATTTCTTTTGCCGTATAACCCTGCTCGTAAAAGAACCAGAAAATGGACAGATCCCTATCGTAGGTGTCAGAGGACGACAGCGTTTCTAAAATTCCCTTGATCTCCTCTTTCTTATGCAAAAACTCAAGGCACTCGCGATCGCGCGGTCCGGGCGGCAAAACGGAATCGCTGATCTCAATTTCATCGGCTTTATTTACAGGCTGGCGGAAGTGGTCACGCACAACATTTGAAGCTATTACCTTCAAATATCCGAAGATCGTATTTTCGAATTCATTTTTTATGGCACGCAACGCCTTTTTGTCGTTGGCAAAAAGTTTCAGGTACGTGTCCTGGATCAGATCATCCACCAGGCTTGGGAACGGCGTTTTCCAGCGGCGCACGGTATTGATAATCACGCTGGCGATCAGGGGCTGGGTCCTGCGTACAAGTTCATGCCAGTGCACTTGTCCATCTTGCCCGTCTGAGCTCAGGCAAAGATGAAGCAGGTCCCGAATTGAGATTTCTTCTTGTGCCATCCGGCGGTTTTGTCGTGAATCGAGATTCTACTCGGTACGGAGCCAGACGTTCGAGGGGAGTTTGTGAATTTTACGCCAATCTACAGGCTGCGGGGCGACTGCTGGCTACGATTTAGGCGTTTGATTTCAACAGCTTAGGAGCATGCTTTCGATGCCCGTTCAAGAATCAGAAAGATCTTAACGCCTATGGCGCCAATGACACCACGTGAATTTCACTGACCTGACGATAATCCTGATTTAAGGCGAAAGGGCGAGCACCAAACCCTCCCGGATAAGCCGCCGAACCAGCGTTAGCTTGCCTTCATCGTCCAGATCGCAGGGAAGTTCGGAAACAATGAATTGGGGCCGGGCCAGCGCAAAGCGGACCGCTTCAGCAGTGTGCGATGGAAAAGTAATCGTACGGCCATAGCAGGCGACCGAAGCCGACGCGCCGTTCGTTCGCAGATGAAAAATAGCGCCGGGCCGCGCGCCAACCACGCTCGTGATGGTCAGGGAATCGAGGTCCGCCGACTGGGCCATCTGCCCTCTGAGCAGCGGCGGACATGCGGAAACAAATTCATCGACAAAGCGGTCGAGGATCGGATCGAGTTCAGGGCTTGCAGAAAGTTGTTGCAGGAGATTCCGCAAAGTGTCTCGCGCGGCTTTCCGATCGAAGTCCTGCCCGGCAAAGCCCGGAGGAAGCGCTTTGCGAAACGCGGGATGGTTGAGGCTTTTGTCTGCAACCAACTCCAGAAGCAGGTCAGCCCAGGTGTAACACAGCGCGCCGGCGGTGACGTGCAGTGAAAGATTGTCGCCGGAATGAGCATCGTGGGCGACGCCGCGAGGGATGTAGGCGACGTCGCCGGCTTCCAATGTGAACTCAAGAGTAGGCGCGCCTATTTGATGAACAGAAGCGTCAAAGCCCTGTCCCGAGAGCGGCAGCTCAACGGGAGTTCCATAGATTGTCCATTGCTTGGAATTAACGACCTGCAGCACAAATACATCGTGCGAATCGTAATGCGGCTTGGCGCCCTGGGCCCCAGGCGGGGTCAGATAGACGTTGGTCTGGAAGGGGCAGCTGATTTCTCTTTCAAGATTGCGGCAAAGATCAGCCAGAGAGGGCACCACGGTATCCAGGAACGCCAGGGTGATGGTGGAGCCTTGCGCAAAGAGCTGGTAGACCCGGGCAACGTCAAGAGAGTCGCCGTGCACCGTGTATTGATCGGCGCTGACTTTTGCCTTCGCATTCTTGAGAGTGACGTCCGGATAGCGGCGGTCAAGCGTGGTGATGACACGATCAACTTCATCCAAGGACAGAAGTGAGCTGAAGTAATCCGGCTGGCCGCGCTTGACCACGAGCGGCTTCTTTTCCCAGTAGTCCGCAAAAAAATCTTCCTTGCTCAGCGGACTAATAAGCCATTCAAAAGAGGAATTGGGACGCGACGGGCACACGAACGCTTCTCCAGATTGCGAGTTTTCTTCAACCGTTGAATAAATCATCA
Encoded proteins:
- a CDS encoding CHAT domain-containing protein, with translation MDERSAAAACSSKRKKLQHASPELFRPGFFLQQKTQGTLRPEDPEQYQQKALSQWLPIAVADNNSDAYRALEGLAEVFAEHQDFWWRDFLAAVQSKDLRAVQKLSGAIQDNEEGRYDKALPRLHEAGAAFAQSKNRPAALLTGFAEVYAIRNKLQGATCLARAGPLLQILSGTSYRWLHAQLLLEDAQCRNFQIELVDSDREAKQSLDIAANSGLPVQKMRVLGISAGMKHQQGKCDESWSLGVAGLELYWQGAFPFERLDQFYAVMWQCARETGSLNLAEALLRHTIANREDPRTYMPRNRVREGMLHLRLANILLALREMDLAAAENKTASTLLKESDEEYKKVYVLRTKIEPAEMQLLHGDPELALATLRPVEPLVTSIQDKFIVVSYYRVLGNINWELRRLGEATAAYQAAVDLAELSLSKLKDGPERLAWVRAADDSYRGLVRVLLEQKQPEHALEQWEWYQDRPMLQGFQSQGLDGKEADKSAKKRASEPSSMHRGNRLIVASFKDGVQVWRNTGAGVVGSWIEWDQKDFERSIREFADRCADPNSALSAVQEQGVSLYRRLLQSAVADLRESEPVVVELDRLAYNLPMEALQSPSGWYFGEKFSLIYSAGSHAESNLTRRSKAINRRTAIFVLDASRAPNSGYLPGLDAQRKTIAELFPRSTIVDSTTRTWAQLKGKLSENVVFHYMGHGRADGSGTALAFSQGRSLSARDFSPGLFASTQLVVLAACSTAKARDNGIWDSDSLVHAFLEAGVPQIIASHWNVDASTTSRTMVSFYQHVSAGDTVDQAMFKAKKEILAVLPHPYYWAGFSVTGRVN
- a CDS encoding sigma-70 family RNA polymerase sigma factor, encoding MDDLIQDTYLKLFANDKKALRAIKNEFENTIFGYLKVIASNVVRDHFRQPVNKADEIEISDSVLPPGPRDRECLEFLHKKEEIKGILETLSSSDTYDRDLSIFWFFYEQGYTAKEISLLPAVGLTVKGVEAVLFRLGRQVREKLGIKEPKTGD
- a CDS encoding cupin domain-containing protein, yielding MIYSTVEENSQSGEAFVCPSRPNSSFEWLISPLSKEDFFADYWEKKPLVVKRGQPDYFSSLLSLDEVDRVITTLDRRYPDVTLKNAKAKVSADQYTVHGDSLDVARVYQLFAQGSTITLAFLDTVVPSLADLCRNLEREISCPFQTNVYLTPPGAQGAKPHYDSHDVFVLQVVNSKQWTIYGTPVELPLSGQGFDASVHQIGAPTLEFTLEAGDVAYIPRGVAHDAHSGDNLSLHVTAGALCYTWADLLLELVADKSLNHPAFRKALPPGFAGQDFDRKAARDTLRNLLQQLSASPELDPILDRFVDEFVSACPPLLRGQMAQSADLDSLTITSVVGARPGAIFHLRTNGASASVACYGRTITFPSHTAEAVRFALARPQFIVSELPCDLDDEGKLTLVRRLIREGLVLALSP